A genome region from Erigeron canadensis isolate Cc75 chromosome 3, C_canadensis_v1, whole genome shotgun sequence includes the following:
- the LOC122594105 gene encoding serine/threonine-protein kinase WAG1-like, with amino-acid sequence MEDDHYSYSLCQQDSDLDLSFTSSTSIATTSARSSLARSSLCLSFNDSTRISSVSVGNSSVEIPNLNLRPHRKGDANWSAIKAATNLSSDGALHLSHLKLIRHVGSGNLGRVFLCRLRDYDHANFALKVVDNNLLTSKKLAHVQTEARILSSLDHPFLPTLYAHIEASHYTCFVIDYCPNGDLHSLLRKQPNYRCPIDTVRFFAAEVLVALEYLHSLGIIYRDLKPENILIREDGHIMLSDFDLCFNAEVIPTLVHTSVGTYNKKHIRKYINCFPKKRYFQKETTLTEFVAEPTTAFSKSCVGTHEYLAPELVNGNGHGNGVDWWAFGVLIYELLHGMTPFRGGCKESTLRNITSAKEFMFEYNGDINGMVEAKDLITKLLVKDPRKRLGCAKGATDIKKHPFFNGIKWPLIRMYQPPEIRGLAVKKSSRVHVGAGWPLFNKKRRGLWKGLSCLLLKSKGAKCNLNYNRHFYRY; translated from the coding sequence ATGGAAGATGATCACTACAGCTATTCTTTATGTCAACAAGATTCCGATCTCGATCTTAGCTTCACAAGTTCGACATCAATTGCCACGACTAGTGCTCGCTCTAGTTTGGCCCGTTCAAGTTTATGTTTGAGCTTTAACGATTCTACACGAATTTCATCTGTCTCTGTAGGTAATTCATCTGTTGAGATTCCTAACCTTAATTTGCGTCCCCATAGAAAAGGGGATGCGAATTGGTCAGCTATTAAAGCTGCTACAAATTTATCATCTGATGGTGCGTTACACCTTAGTCACCTAAAGCTAATCCGACACGTCGGATCTGGTAATCTAGGTCGGGTGTTTCTGTGCCGGTTACGTGATTATGATCATGCCAACTTTGCGTTAAAAGTTGTTGATAACAACTTATTAACATCAAAAAAGTTGGCACATGTCCAGACTGAAGCGAGGATACTGTCCTCGCTTGATCATCCTTTTTTGCCTACTCTTTATGCTCACATTGAAGCATCTCACTACACTTGCTTCGTCATAGATTATTGTCCAAACGGAGATTTACATTCCTTGCTTCGCAAACAACCTAACTATCGGTGTCCTATCGATACCGTTAGGTTCTTTGCAGCCGAAGTTTTGGTGGCTCTAGagtaccttcattcccttggAATCATTTATCGTGATTTGAAGCCTGAAAATATTTTGATCCGTGAAGATGGTCACATCATGTTATCAGATTTCGACCTCTGTTTCAATGCAGAGGTTATACCGACACTAGTGCACACCAGTGTCGGTACATATAACAAAAAACATATTAGGAAATACATAAACTGTTTCCCTAAGaaaagatattttcaaaaagaaacgACATTAACAGAATTCGTGGCAGAACCAACCACGGCCTTTTCAAAATCGTGTGTCGGGACACATGAATACTTAGCACCCGAATTGGTTAATGGAAATGGGCATGGAAATGGTGTGGATTGGTGGGCATTTGGAGTGTTGATATACGAATTATTGCATGGAATGACACCTTTTAGAGGCGGGTGTAAGGAATCAACTTTACGAAATATTACATCAGCTAAAGAATTTATGTTCGAATATAATGGTGACATAAATGGGATGGTTGAAGCCAAGGATTTGATAACAAAGTTACTAGTAAAAGATCCGCGAAAAAGACTAGGGTGTGCAAAGGGTGCAACCGATATTAAAAAACACCCTTTTTTCAATGGGATAAAGTGGCCGTTGATCCGTATGTACCAGCCACCGGAGATCCGGGGGTTGGCCGTGAAGAAGAGTAGTAGGGTGCATGTCGGGGCCGGGTGGCCATTGTTCAATAAGAAAAGGCGTGGGTTATGGAAGGGGCTTAGTTGCTTATTATTGAAAAGTAAGGGGGCTAAATGCAACTTAAACTATAATAGACATTTTTACCGATATTAA
- the LOC122594234 gene encoding ubiquitin carboxyl-terminal hydrolase 25: MAAANGFHQHQLQMSWQKLLKKRKSGPPLGFRNLGNTCYLNSVLQCLTYTPPLANFCLQSQHSDFCESVAQQDKKSDCPFCLLEKRIARSLSIDSTLDTPTKIIGGLKIFAENFCFGRQEDAHEFLRYVIDACHTTCLRLKKLQQQRRKFVSNGGGHGFGSSTVVKEIFGGALQSQVKCLSCGHESNKVDEIMDISIDVLNSSSLKEAFQKFFQSEVLDGNNKYKCDSCKKLVRAKKQMSILQAPNILVVQLKRFEGIFGGKIDKIVTFEEVLVLSNFMSKTSQDPHPEYKLFATIVHSGFSPDSGHYYAYIKDTIGRWYCCNDSYVSISTLQEVFSEKVYILFFSRTKQRPALPNKSLDTNGTKPHDCNGNHASKAPKSDTIVKSSDSESPKADSATTLEVSKVLIGPRRKPVSFGNFGVKKFPKIIVKNKENNDGNGDSKASQSKKTSDTKIPLVEDKNGSSQNKSVANGNAESQRIGDEFVANGCKTNGIRNGKESIPLVEDKNGFCQNTPVANGNAEIERNGDEFVANGCKSNGVRNGPLTGKMPNGISQNLPDRSDSKGKHDKQNSCDLVAEDHQLEAKRNELKELLGKEASSFLHECGFMEKVESSMRDMKRSARDEGNDTLQRNELKRKMIADAKATFISQIPEVLKADLVKRIRAHIDL; the protein is encoded by the exons atggCTGCTGCTAATGgctttcatcaacatcaattGCAAATGAGCTGGCAGAAACTATTAAAAAAACGTAAATCAGGTCCTCCGTTAGGGTTCAGAAATCTCGGTAATACTTGTTACTTAAACTCCGTTCTTCAGTGCTTAACATATACTCCGCCGCTCGCTAATTTCTGCCTTCAATCTCAACATTCCGATTTTT GTGAATCTGTTGCGCAGCAGGATAAGAAGAGTGACTGTCCCTTTTGCTTACTAGAGAAGAGAATAGCTCGTTCTTTGAGCATAGACTCAACACTAGACACACCTACTAAGATCATAGGTGGATTGAAGATTTTTGCAGAGAATTTTTGTTTTGGAAGGCAAGAGGATGCACACGAGTTTCTGCGATATGTCATTGACGCTTGTCATACTACATGTCTTCGCTTGAAGAAGTTGCAGCAGCAACGGAGGAAGTTTGTCAGTAATGGAGGTGGTCATGGCTTTGGTAGCAGTACTGTGGTTAAGGAGATATTTGGAGGTGCTTTGCAGAGCCAGGTGAAGTGTCTTTCTTGTGGACATGAGTCTAATAAGGTTGATGAGATAATGGATATTAGCATTGATGTATTAAATAGTAGTTCTCTCAAGGAAGCTTTTCAGAAATTTTTTCAATCAGAAGTTCTGGATGGTAATAACAAATACAAATGTGATAG TTGTAAAAAGTTGGTACGAGCTAAAAAGCAAATGTCTATTCTTCAGGCACCTAACATCCTTGTAGTTCAGCTAAAG AGATTTGAGGGGATATTTGGAGGGAAGATCGACAAAATAGTTACTTTTGAGGAAGTGTTAGTTCTTTCAAACTTTATGAGCAAAACAAGCCAG GATCCTCATCCAGAGTATAAACTTTTTGCCACCATTGTGCATTCTGGCTTTTCGCCAGATTCTGGACACTATTATGCTTACATCAAG GACACAATTGGCCGTTGGTATTGCTGCAATGATTCTTATGTTTCCATCTCAACCTTACAAGAGGTTTTCTCTGAGAAAGTCTATATCCTTTTCTTCTCTCGCACCAAACAGAGGCCTGCTCTACCTAATAAAAGTTTAGATACTAATGGAACAAAGCCACATGATTGTAACGGAAATCATGCCTCCAAAGCTCCTAAATCTGATACTATTGTGAAATCTTCGGACTCAGAGTCACCGAAGGCTGACTCTGCGACAACTTTAGAGGTTAGCAAAGTGTTAATTGGTCCTCGAAGGAAGCCAGTCAGTTTTGGAAATTTTGGAGTCAAGAAGTTCCCCAAAATCattgttaaaaataaagaaaacaatgaTGGTAATGGCGATTCAAAAGCCTCACAATCTAAGAAGACAAGTGATACGAAGATTCCATTAGTAGAAGACAAGAATGGATCCAGTCAAAATAAATCTGTTGCAAATGGTAACGCTGAGAGCCAAAGGATCGGAGATGAGTTTGTTGCAAACGGGTGTAAGACCAATGGTATAAGAAATGGCAAAGAATCGATTCCATTGGTGGAGGACAAGAATGGATTTTGTCAAAATACACCTGTTGCAAATGGAAACGCTGAGATCGAAAGGAACGGAGATGAGTTTGTTGCAAATGGGTGTAAGAGCAATGGTGTAAGAAACGGACCATTGACTGGTAAAATGCCTAATGGCATTTCTCAAAATCTTCCTGATAGGTCAGATTCCAAGGGAAAACATGACAAGCAGAACTCTTGTGATTTGGTCGCCGAGGATCATCAGCTAGAAGCAAAACGCAACGAACTAAAAGAACT TCTTGGTAAAGAAGCTTCTTCTTTCCTGCATGAGTGTGGCTTTATGGAAAAGGTTGAGAGCTCTATGCGTGACATGAAGCGCAGTGCTCGAGATGAAGGCAATGATACATTACAGAGGAATGAACTCAA GAGGAAAATGATAGCCGATGCCAAGGCTACATTCATCTCACAAATTCCCGAGGTTTTGAAAGCAGATCTTGTCAAACGCATCAGAGCTCATATTGATCTATAA
- the LOC122591231 gene encoding probable sugar phosphate/phosphate translocator At3g14410 has protein sequence MADQSSNSNSNSSSSVTKKEGFKTYSYILLYIALSSGQIFFNKWVLSSKEINFPYPLGLTLLHMMFSSVLCFVLTKVLKILKVEEGMTLEIYTTSVIPIGAMFAMTLWLGNTAYLYISVSFAQMLKAVMPVAVFILGVAAGLEAMSIRMLLIMSVISFGVLVASYGEININWIGVVYQMGGVVGEALRLIFMEILVKRKGLKLNPISMMYYVSPCSALCLLIPWIFLEKPKMDAQGTWSFQPLVLILNSLCTFALNLSVFLVIQHTSALTIRVAGVVKDWVVVLLSALLFADTKLTLINIFGYAIAIGGVAAYNNFKLKKEATRAAIPDHPNTSSSSPKTSIPTAFSSKTSTQ, from the exons ATGGCAGATCAAAGTAGTAACAGCAATagcaattcatcatcatcagtaaCAAAAAAGGAAGGATTTAAGACGTATTCATATATCCTTCTTTACATCGCTCTTTCCAGCGGTCAGATCTTCTTCAATAAG TGGGTTTTATCATCGAAGGAGATAAACTTTCCTTATCCACTTGGCTTGACGCTACTTCATATGATGTTTTCCTCTGTTCTCTGTTTTGTACTTACGAAAGTTCTCAAG ATTCTAAAAGTCGAGGAAGGAATGACTCTTGAAAT ATACACTACATCAGTCATTCCAATTGGTGCAATGTTTGCAATGACTCTTTGGCTTGGAAATACTGCATACCTCTATATATCTGTTTCATTTGCTCAGATGTTGAAAGCAGtca TGCCAGTAGCCGTTTTCATCCTTGGTGTAGCAGCTGGACTTGAAGCAATGAGCATCAGGATGCTTCTCATAATGTCTGTGATAAGTTTTGGAGTACTAGTGGCCTCTTATGGGGAAATCAACATAAACTGGATCGGTGTGGTTTACCAAATGGGAGGTGTTGTTGGAGAAGCTTTGAGACTTATATTTATGGAGATTTTGGTTAAAAGAAAGGGTCTGAAATTGAACCCAATATCCATGATGTATTACGTCAGTCCTTGCAG CGCTCTGTGTTTGTTAATTCCATGGATCTTTTTGGAGAAGCCAAAGATGGATGCACAGGGGACGTGGAGCTTTCAGCCTCTTGTGCTAATACTCAACTCCCTTTGTACTTTTGCTCTGAATCTTTCAGTTTTCCTTGTGATTCAACATACGAGTGCTCTGACAATTCGTGTAGCGGGAGTTGTGAAGGACTGGGTGGTGGTCTTATTGTCGGCTCTCCTCTTTGCTGATACAAAGCTAACCTTGATAAATATCTTTGGATATGCAATAG CCATTGGTGGTGTAGCAGCATACAATAACTTCAAGTTGAAAAAGGAAGCCACTCGAGCTGCTATCCCTGATCATCCAAATACCTCATCTTCTTCCCCAAAAACATCCATACCAACAGCTTTTTCCTCCAAAACATCTACTCAGTAG
- the LOC122591230 gene encoding (S)-2-hydroxy-acid oxidase GLO1, whose protein sequence is MEVTNVTEYQAIAKEKLPKMVYDYYASGAEDQWTLEENRNAFGRILFRPRILIDVSKIDMTTTILGFKISMPIMIAPTAMQKMAHPEGEYATARAASAAGTIMTLSSWATSSVEEVASTGPGIRFFQLYVYKDRNVVAQLVRRAERAGFKAIALTVDTPRLGRREADIKNRFTLPPFLTLKNFEGLDLGKMDEANDSGLASYVAGQIDRTLSWKDVQWLQTITTMPILVKGVITAEDTRLAIQAGAAGIIVSNHGARQLDYVPATIMALEEVVKAAQGRVPVFLDGGVRRGTDVFKALALGASGIFIGRPVVFSLAAEGEAGVKKVLQMLRDEFELTMALSGCTSLKQITRNHIVTEWDAPRTRPAPRL, encoded by the exons ATGGAGGTTACGAATGTGACCGAGTACCAGGCAATTGCCAAGGAGAAGTTGCCAAAGATGGTCTATGACTACTATGCATCCGGTGCTGAGGACCAATGGACGCTAGAAGAGAACAGAAATGCTTTTGGAAGAATTCT GTTTAGGCCCCGTATTCTTATTGATGTGAGCAAGATTGACATGACCACAACCATTTTGGGTTTCAAAATATCTATGCCCATAATGATTGCCCCAACGGCTATGCAAAAGATGGCTCACCCTGAAG GTGAATATGCAACAGCTAGAGCTGCATCTGCAGCCGGGACTATTATG ACGCTGTCATCATGGGCAACATCAAGTGTTGAGGAGGTTGCATCAACAGGACCTGGGATCCGCTTCTTCCAGCTTTAT GTGTACAAGGACCGCAATGTTGTGGCTCAACTTGTGAGAAGAGCTGAACGAGCCGGGTTCAAAGCCATAGCTCTAACAGTTGACACACCGCGACTAGGACGTCGAGAAGCTGACATCAAAAACAGGTTTACTTTACCCCCATTTTTGACACTGAAGAACTTTGAGGGTCTGGACCTTGGCAAGATGGATGAA GCTAATGACTCTGGATTAGCTTCTTATGTTGCTGGTCAGATTGACCGAACTTTGAGCTGGAAG GATGTGCAATGGCTTCAAACAATCACTACAATGCCAATCCTTGTGAAGGGTGTGATCACTGCTGAGGATA CAAGGTTAGCTATTCAAGCTGGAGCTGCGGGAATTATTGTATCCAATCATGGAGCTCGTCAACTTGACTATGTCCCTGCAACTATCATGGCTTTAGAGGAG GTTGTGAAAGCTGCACAAGGACGTGTACCTGTATTCTTGGACGGTGGTGTACGACGTGGTACAGATGTTTTCAAGGCCTTGGCACTTGGAGCTTCTGGCATATTT ATTGGGCGACCTGTGGTCTTTTCATTGGCTGCTGAAGGAGAAGCTGGAGTAAAGAAAGTGCTTCAAATGTTACGTGATGAGTTTGAGCTAACCATGGCATTAAGTGGTTGTACCTCACTCAAACAGATTACCCGAAACCACATTGTAACCGAGTGGGATGCTCCACGGACTCGTCCTGCACCTAGGTTATAG
- the LOC122591229 gene encoding UDP-glycosyltransferase TURAN: MEMVGKKKKKGRGRAAVVVLGDIGRSPRMQYHSLSLALQANLEVDIVAYGGSDPHSALLENPSIHIHTMRQWPSNNGILPKIFRPFMLLLKPLIQFVMLLWFLCIKIKAPDVFIVQNPPSVPTLVAVKWASWLRQSSIIIDWHNFGYTLLALSLGRSSRFVAVYHWVELHFGKLANGSLCVTKAMQHELEQVWGIKATVLYDQPPEFFRPAQLGEKHKLFCRIKNDMFQPNSPVDCISYGITSHDMQDPNKTLFTNKVEEDYHLKQNRPALIVSSTSWTPDEDFGILLEAAVMYDRRVAALLNENDSNGDEVLWKAIDEGKTFQYPRLLFVITGKGPEKGKYEEKIKKLNLKRVAFRTMWLSPGDYPLLLGSADLGVCLHTSSSGLDLPMKVVDMFGCGLPVCAVSYSCITELVKVDKNGLLFSSSSELADELMMLFKDFPNECDTLKTLKNGVLEMGSSARWATEWEANAKPLISQVISGDTS; encoded by the exons atggaaatggttggaaaaaagaagaagaaaggaaggGGGAGAGCAGCAGTAGTAGTACTTGGTGATATTGGTCGCAGCCCTCGTATGCAGTATCATTCCCTTTCTCTTGCTCTTCag GCAAATCTTGAGGTCGATATCGTTGCATATGGAG GATCTGACCCACATTCTGCTCTACTGGAAAACCCATCTATTCATATTCATACAATG AGGCAATGGCCATCAAATAATGGGATTTTACCGAAAATATTTCGTCCATTTATGCTTCTGCTAAAGCCGTTGATTCAGTTTGTAATGCTTCTTTGGTTTCtttgtattaaaataaaggcCCCGGATGTGTTTATAGTGCAG AATCCACCTTCTGTTCCAACTTTGGTCGCTGTGAAATGGGCCAGCTGGCTGAGGCAGTCCTCCATCATTATTGATTGGCATAACTTTGGATATACTTTGCTTGCATTATCTCTTGGCAGAAGTAGTCGCTTTGTAGCAGTATATCATtg GGTAGAATTACATTTTGGAAAGTTGGCTAATGGATCACTATGTGTCACGAAAGCAATGCAACATGAGTTGGAACAAGTTTGGGGAATCAA AGCAACGGTGTTATATGATCAGCCTCCCGAGTTTTTCCGTCCAGCTCAGCTTGGAGAAAAGCATAAG TTGTTTTGTAGAATTAAGAACGATATGTTCCAGCCAAACAGTCCTGTAGACTGCATCAGCTACG GCATAACTAGTCATGATATGCAAGATCCAAATAAAACTCTGTTTACAAATAAGGTTGAAGAGGATTATCACTTGAAGCAGAATAGACCTGCTCTTATTGTTAGCAGTACAAGCTG GACTCCAGATGAGGATTTTGGCATTCTTTTGGAAGCAGCAGTGATGTATGATAGACGTGTTGCTGCATTACTAAATGAGAATGATTCAAATGGGGATGAGGTTTTGTGGAAGGCCATTGATGAAGGGAAGACATTTCAATATCCAAGGTTATTATTTGTTATCACAG GGAAAGGACCTGAGAAAGGGAAGTACGAAGAGAAGATAAAGAAACTGAACCTCAAACGTGTAGCTTTCCGTACCATGTGGCTATCACCAGGGGATTACCCATTGCTTCTTG GATCGGCTGATCTTGGTGTATGCTTGCATACTTCTTCATCAGGGCTGGATCTCCCAATGAAG GTTGTAGACATGTTTGGATGTGGCCTCCCTGTTTGTGCTGTTTCTTATTCTTG CATCACAGAGCTTGTAAAAGTAGATAAGAATGGCCTACTCTTTTCATCATCTTCGGAGCTGGCTGATGAACTCATG ATGCTCTTCAAGGATTTTCCCAATGAATGTGATACTTTAAAAACGTTGAAGAATGGAGTTCTGGAAATGGGGTCATCTGCAAGGTGGGCTACTGAGTGGGAAGCAAATGCAAAGCCATTGATATCCCAG GTGATCTCTGGTGAtacaagttga